CCCCCTCACCTTCCAGGAGGTGGTGGGGCAGGAGCACGTGAAGGAGCCCCTTCTCAAGGCCATCCGGGAGGGGAGGCTCGCCCAGGCCTACCTCTTCTCCGGGCCCCGGGGGGTGGGCAAGACCACCACGGCGAGGCTCCTCGCCATGGCGGTGGGGTGCCAGGGGGAAGACCCCCCTTGCGGGGTCTGCCCCCACTGCCAGGCGGTGCAGAGGGGCGCCCACCCGGACGTGGTGGAGATTGACGCCGCCAGCAACAACTCCGTGGAGGACGTGCGGGAGCTAAAGGAGAGGATCCACCTCGCCCCCCTCTCCGCCCCCAGGAAGGTCTTCATCCTGGACGAGGCCCACATGCTCTCCAAAAGCGCCTTCAACGCCCTCCTCAAGACCCTGGAGGAACCCCCGCCCCACGTCCTCTTCGTCTTCGCCACCACCGAGCCCGAGAGGATGCCTCCCACCATCCTCTCCCGCACCCAGCACTTCCGCTTCCGCCGCCTCACGGAGGAGGAGATCGCCTCTAAGCTCCGGCGCATCTTGGAGGCCGTGGGGCGGGAGGCGGAGGAGGAGGCCCTCCTCCTCCTCGCGCGCCTGGCGGACGGGGCCCTGAGGGACGCGGAAAGCCTCCTGGAGCGCTTCCTCCTCCTGGAAGGCCCCCTCACCCGGAAGGAGGTGGAGCGCGCCCTAGGCCTCCCCCCCAAGGAGGCCCTGGCCCAGATCGCCGCCTCCCTCGCAAGGGGGAAAACGGCGGAGGCCCTGGGCCTCGCCCGGCGCCTCTACGGGGAAGGGTACGCCCCGAGGAGCCTGGTCTCGGGCCTTTTGGAGGTGTTCCGGGAGGGCCTTTACGCCGCCTTCGGCCTCGGGGAAACACCCCTTCCCGCCCCGCCCCAGGCCCTGATCGCCGCCATGACCGCCCTGGACGAGGCCATGGAACGCCTCGCCCGCCGCTCCGACGCCTTAAGCCTGGAGGTGGCCCTCCTGGAAGCGGGAAGGGCCCTGGCCGCCGAGGCCCTGCCCCAGCCCACGGGCGCCCCCTCCCCGGAGGCCGGCCCCAAGCCGGAAACCCCCCCGGCCCAGGAGGCGGCCCCGGAACCCCCTAGGCCCGAGGAGGCCCCCGACCTGCGGGAACGGTGGCGGGCCTTCCTCGAGGCCCTCAGGCCCACCCTCCGGGCCTTCGTGCGGGAAGCCCGCCCGGAGGTCCGGGAAGGCCAGCTCCGCCTCGCCTTCCCCGAGGACAAGGCCTTCCACTACCGCAAGGCCTTAGAACAGAAGGCGAGGCTCCTCCCCCTGGCCCAGGCCCACTTCGGGGCGGAGGAGGTCGTCCTCGTCCTGGAGGGAGAAAAAAAAAGCCTGAGCCCAAGGCCCCGCCCGGCCCCCCCTCCTGAAGCGCCCGCGCCCCCAAGCCCTCCCGAGGCGGAGGTAGAGGCGGAGGTAAAGGTGGAAGAGGAGGCCCCAGAGGAGGCCTTGAGGCGGGTGGTCCGCCTCCTGGGGGGGCGGGTGCTCTGGGTGCGGCGGCCCAGGACCCGGGAGGCGCCGGAGGAGGAACCCCTGAGCCAAGACGAGATAGGGGGTACTGGTATATAATGGGGGCATGACGCGGACCACCGACCTCGGACAAGAGACCGTGGACAACATCCTCAAGCGCCTCCGCCGTATAGAGGGCCAGGTGCGGGGGCTCCAGAAGATGGTGGCCGAAGGCCGCCCCTGCGACGAGGTCCTCACCCAGATGACCGCCACCAAGAAGGCCATGGAGGCGGCGGCCACCCTAATCCTCCACGAGTTCCTAAACGTCTGCGCCGCCGAGGTCTCCGAGGGCAAGGTGAACCCCAAGAAGCCCGAGGAGATCGCCACCATGCTGAAGAAGTTCATCTAGATGGGTCGGCTTCGGGGGCGCCTCCGGCGCCTCCTCCGGGCCCTTTTCGCCCAGGAGGTGCCGGACGATGCCTTTGCCCTGCGCTTCCTGGAGGGGGAGGAACGGGCGCTCTACCTCGCCATGGACCCCCGGGACCGGGCCCACGGGGTGCGGGTGGCCCAAAGGCTCCTTAAGGCCCACCCCGAGGCCCCGGGCTACGCGGTGCGGGCCGCCCTCCTCCACGACGCGGGGAAGGCGGTAAGGCCCTACCGGACCTTGGAGCGGGTCCTCGCCGGGCTTTTCGCCCCGCCCCTCCCCCCCTACCCCCTACGGCGGGGCCTCCTCGGGGCCTTCCAGGTGCGCCGCCACCACCCCCTCTACGCCGCCCAGAGGATCCGGGACCCCAGGGTGCGGGCTCTGGTCCTCGAGCACCACGCCCCCAAAAGCCTCTGGGGGCGGAGGCTTCACGAGGCGGACCGGGAGGAATAGCCCTAGCCAGGCCGCCCCCTTTGGGGTAGGGTAAGCCCAAAGGGGGGAAGATGCAGGAGTTCACCTGGCGCGTGGGCGGCCCCCAAGGCGGGGGCATAGAGACGGCGGCCACCCTCTTCGCCCGGGCGGTGGGCAAGGGGGGGTGGTGGGTGGCCACCAGGCGGGAGTACCACTCCAACATCATGGGGCGGCACTCCTATCTGGACGTGCGCCTCGCGCGAAAACCGGTCCAGGCCTTCCGGGAAAGGGTGGACTTCCTGGTGGCCCTGGACGGGGAGACCCTGGCCCGGCACCTGGGGGAGGTGCGGGAAGGGGGGGTGGTGCTCTACGACCCCAGGGTCCTGGAGCTCACCCTGCACAAGCTCCCCATGCTGGACCACCGGGCGGCGGAGGACCTGGCCAAGCGCCTGGGCCAGGCCGACCCGTCCCTTAAGGAGGTGCTTCAGGCCTACGCCGAGGCCGGGGTCCAGCCCCTGCCCTACCCCTTTGAGGCGGTGGCGGACCGGATCGGGGAGGCCCTGGGGGTGCCCTCCCTCAAGGCC
This region of Thermus thermophilus genomic DNA includes:
- the dnaX gene encoding DNA polymerase III subunit gamma/tau, yielding MSALYRRFRPLTFQEVVGQEHVKEPLLKAIREGRLAQAYLFSGPRGVGKTTTARLLAMAVGCQGEDPPCGVCPHCQAVQRGAHPDVVEIDAASNNSVEDVRELKERIHLAPLSAPRKVFILDEAHMLSKSAFNALLKTLEEPPPHVLFVFATTEPERMPPTILSRTQHFRFRRLTEEEIASKLRRILEAVGREAEEEALLLLARLADGALRDAESLLERFLLLEGPLTRKEVERALGLPPKEALAQIAASLARGKTAEALGLARRLYGEGYAPRSLVSGLLEVFREGLYAAFGLGETPLPAPPQALIAAMTALDEAMERLARRSDALSLEVALLEAGRALAAEALPQPTGAPSPEAGPKPETPPAQEAAPEPPRPEEAPDLRERWRAFLEALRPTLRAFVREARPEVREGQLRLAFPEDKAFHYRKALEQKARLLPLAQAHFGAEEVVLVLEGEKKSLSPRPRPAPPPEAPAPPSPPEAEVEAEVKVEEEAPEEALRRVVRLLGGRVLWVRRPRTREAPEEEPLSQDEIGGTGI
- a CDS encoding phosphohydrolase is translated as MGRLRGRLRRLLRALFAQEVPDDAFALRFLEGEERALYLAMDPRDRAHGVRVAQRLLKAHPEAPGYAVRAALLHDAGKAVRPYRTLERVLAGLFAPPLPPYPLRRGLLGAFQVRRHHPLYAAQRIRDPRVRALVLEHHAPKSLWGRRLHEADREE
- a CDS encoding metal-sensitive transcriptional regulator, with amino-acid sequence MTRTTDLGQETVDNILKRLRRIEGQVRGLQKMVAEGRPCDEVLTQMTATKKAMEAAATLILHEFLNVCAAEVSEGKVNPKKPEEIATMLKKFI